The Candidatus Methylomirabilis lanthanidiphila DNA segment GCAGGCCCGACATTCCCCTGTTCGACCCGAGGCGCGGGGAAGTCCTCACCGGCAACTTCATGGCACTTGTAGCATTCAAAATCGACAAACACTTGCCGCCCGGCGTGATGATCTCCGGCCGATATGGTAAACCGCCACCCCTTGGGCATTGCGAGGCGAGATTGCCGCTTCACTGGATCTCTCCGTTGTAAGAACTCCGACGGAGGTGACACCAACCGATGATGATGTCCACCATCCTTCGGTTCGTCGCTCCACCCATTCACGACCGGGACCAACAGAAGGCCACACATCAGCACAATTCCCCCAAGCCACGCTTCGCGCTTGCGACGAGAGGGCCATTGAAGCCTCGCCGTTCGCGCTTTGCGCCTCACCTCTCTCTCCGTTATCGGCAATGTTCAGCTCCTTTCTGTTCCCGATGATATCCCTTCGTTGTCGTGAGTGGCGGAAACGGCAGACGTGCGAGGAGACGGCGGGCCAGGGTCTGGAACTTGCATCTCCATAACGCCAGCACATACTTCTGTCCTTGACCTCCTTCACTCTCTCCTCTCTCACGGTGCCGGCCATCCTGCGAATAGCGGTCGCTTCTGCCTGAGGCGCGTCAGCACGCCCAGGGTCGTGCCTTCACCACCACCACGCAGGCTGTTGTCAGCGCTGCAACGTACGCGCAGCATTGAGAGTTTTTCATCGCAGTCCTCCCTGCTTTTCGCGGATACAGCAGCCGCTTCTCCACTCCTTACGATGATTGCTTGTGCCTACCGTTCATGTAATATCGGACGCCGAAGACCAACGCCGAGATGCCGAGCAGCGTGCCCGCCAACTCGGTCCCCAAGTTGGTCAAATACCACGGCAGATGCTTCTTCATCTGCAGACCAACGGTGAAGGGGAACGAGTAGGTCAGATCGACGGCTTGTATTTCTGCTGGTGTCGGATCGTCGCTGCCGTGACTGTGAATGACCCGGTTCAACTCTCCGGGATCGGATGGGGAATGCGGGTGGTGCGCAATGCCGGGCTCGGCCTTTTCCAGCTCCAGGATGGCAACATAGTGACCGGCCTTGAGAATCTCGATATCGACCCTTGCCGTGCCATCCTGGTAAACGGTCTGGGGCAGTGAGATAATGGCGTGATCGTGACCGCCTTCTCCGCCGGTATGTTGGTGACCCGCCCCTTCAGCCTCGACAATTCGGATGGAGACGGGCAGGGTTCTGAGCTCTTCATTGTACAGGTCAAAGGCCATCCAGAGCTTTCCGGTTTTCGGGACGCCTCCACAATACGACTGAAATTCCTCTTTAAACTGTACCGACCCGACTTCTTGCAGTTTGCGGATATCTGCTGCCGTATTCTTCTGCTGGTATGTCGTAAGATGCACCAAGTAGTGGCCCTTCTGTTGACTGCACTCATCCGCTTTATCCCAGTCCCCCATCGCATCGCCGCCTCCGCCGTGGGCCAGAGCCTTGGAGGTGCCACCGAGCAGCAGGATCATTGCGCATCCCGCCGATATCAATGGTTTCATCGTTCAACTCCTTCTGAGGTCGCGGCGAGGCGTGCCTTCGCGCCGCCGCCCCTCGCTGAGGACACCTTCCCCTTATAAGCCACTCCATGTCCGGTGTCCCCGACAATCCCTTCCAGGAAAATTCGGATCGGAATGTCAAGTACTCCCGCATCGTCTTGCCGCACTCCACTGATCACCAGATATGAGAGATAGCCGGTCACAAGGCCGGCCATCGCACAGGCCATCTGTCTCAGCGTGGCCCGAGACCATTGTCTTTCGTCTAATGAGGTCCCGAGCTCCGACGCCAGGAAGCGAATATATCGCTCATACTCCTTTTGGAGGGATCGCCCTTCGTCAGTGTGGAGTTTGAGCCATCCGCGCACTTGGTGGAACAGGATCAAGAGGTCGCGTCGCTTGTTGAAAAACTGAAATTGGACGCGCAGGAGACACTGTACCCGCTCTGCCGCTGTCGACGCAGCCCGTGCCTCACGGCGGCACTGCTCCAGCAAGTCGCTAAATCCTTC contains these protein-coding regions:
- the kstR2 gene encoding HTH-type transcriptional repressor KstR2 — translated: MAATRERLVNAALALFARQGIYDTTVEDITEAADVGKGTFYQHFPSKNAIIRHLLHEGFSDLLEQCRREARAASTAAERVQCLLRVQFQFFNKRRDLLILFHQVRGWLKLHTDEGRSLQKEYERYIRFLASELGTSLDERQWSRATLRQMACAMAGLVTGYLSYLVISGVRQDDAGVLDIPIRIFLEGIVGDTGHGVAYKGKVSSARGGGAKARLAATSEGVER